A window from Octopus sinensis unplaced genomic scaffold, ASM634580v1 Contig11156, whole genome shotgun sequence encodes these proteins:
- the LOC115228863 gene encoding ribose-5-phosphate isomerase-like: protein MNLKVGDINDVDSVDITFDGCDECDQNLTLLKGGGGCHVQEKVVGSISKFYVVVGDSRKLVKRLGETWKKGIPVEVLKFCVDLVSRRIVKALGGTATVRYTGKAKCGPVVTDNGNYIIDWVFPCGIHLDKTWQDVEYQLLNIPGVVGTGLFIGIAHVGVFADSLGMTWDLKRPDL, encoded by the coding sequence ATGAACCTGAAAGTTGGGGATATTAACGATGTCGATTCTGTGGACATTACTTTCGATGGCTGTGACGAGTGCGATCAGAATTTGACTCTTCTCAAGGGAGGAGGAGGCTGCCATGTCCAGGAaaaagtcgtggggtcgatttctaAATTTTACGTCGTTGTCGGTGACTCGAGAAAACTTGTCAAAAGATTGGGCGAGACGTGGAAAAAGGGAATTCCCGTCGAAGTTTTAAAGTTTTGTGTTGACCTTGTTTCGAGAAGAATTGTCAAGGCTCTAGGAGGCACTGCAACGGTCAGATATACAGGAAAGGCAAAGTGTGGGCCAGTAGTGACGGATAACGGCAATTATATAATTGATTGGGTGTTCCCGTGCGGGATTCATTTAGATAAAACATGGCAAGATGTTGAATATCAATTGTTGAACATTCCTGGTGTGGTGGGCACTGGGCTGTTTATTGGCATTGCTCATGTCGGAGTGTTTGCCGATTCTCTAGGCATGACATGGGATCTTAAAAGACCCGACTTGTAG